In Acidisarcina polymorpha, the DNA window CGCGATCAGTGCCTGCAGTTTGCGTTTGTGCCGCGCAAGCAAGGCTTCATAGAACGCCTTTAGATGTGGGTCCCAACGCACTGCGGCCAGAGCCGGCATATAAAGCGCCCGGCGCAGGTGGCGACTGCCAGCGCGACTGATGCGCGATGGTTTATGCACCGAAGTGCCAGAGTCTTGGTGTACCGGATCGAGCCCGCTGCGCGCGACCCATTGACGCACCTTCATGTCTGGGGCCAGCAGGACCAGTTCGCCCAGGATCTGCAACGCGCTGACGGCCGCGATGCCCGGAACGCTTGTTAACAGCCTGAAACGCTGGCTCAAGTGGGCATCAGCGGCGATCAACGTCAGGGCCTCACGGCGCAGCTTCACGATGCGCCGGTCAACTCCGGCCAGCGAACGCTTCAGGTCCGCGATCACACAGCGCGGCGTGGCTAACGATCTTTCGGCGGCGTGCAGGCGATTACCTTCCCGCCTTTGCTGGACCACCAACGCCTCCAGATGCCGGCTGATGGCGCGCAGAGCGAGGGCGCTTTGACTGGGCTTTTGCCAGGCTGCAAAGGGCATGCGCAGACTGAACTCTGCCAGCACCTGAGCATCTGCTGAGTCCGTTTTGGACCGGCGAAGTGTCCGCGCAAAGTCGTGAACCCTTTTTGGGTTCAGCACCGCTACCTCCACAAACTCGGTCGCATCCAGGGCCAAGGCCAGGTCCATCGAATAAATGC includes these proteins:
- a CDS encoding IS110 family transposase gives rise to the protein MSKQIVALGKPAVSTEKYPDRQVKKLFCGIDIGAETLAIAVMEVDHPWVQREFANTVAGHKALLNWLGKMKAPVRVSLEATGIYSMDLALALDATEFVEVAVLNPKRVHDFARTLRRSKTDSADAQVLAEFSLRMPFAAWQKPSQSALALRAISRHLEALVVQQRREGNRLHAAERSLATPRCVIADLKRSLAGVDRRIVKLRREALTLIAADAHLSQRFRLLTSVPGIAAVSALQILGELVLLAPDMKVRQWVARSGLDPVHQDSGTSVHKPSRISRAGSRHLRRALYMPALAAVRWDPHLKAFYEALLARHKRKLQALIAVARKLLHAIYGIFGSQTPYDGSKLFPHLLTI